A region of the Arthrobacter sp. FW306-07-I genome:
CCGCCCTGCTGGTGCTGGGAATCCTCTGGCTGGGTAAGACCCCGATGGCATGGTTCCTCGTGGTGTGCGGCTGCGTCTCACTGGCGGCCACAGCAACCGGAGGCCTCACGCACATGGACGTGCCCGAACCTGGAACGCTGGAGCGGCTCATGGGTTATCCGGTAACCGTGGGCATGGCCGCCGCAGGGTTGGTCATCGCGCAGCGCGTGCACCGGCACCGGAAGGAACGACGGGAGGCGGCGGCCGCAAAGACGGCTGCTGTTTAGCGCTCTTTCCGTTCGCGGCTGTTGAGAAACACGGCCGCGGCCCCGGCCAGGAGGCTCAGCACTAAAAGCACCCAGCCTGCAACGGTGAGGCCGGACGCCAAGGCAACCTGGCCGGCGTCGGGACCCGGCGTGCCCATCATGGCGTCAATGGCCACGTTGCCCCACAACCGGACCACGACGAACAGCATGGGGAGAGCCCAGAGGGCCCACCGCAAGGCTTTCTTCGCCACGTTGGTGCCGATGAGCAGCAGCCACGTGAAGCCGAAAATCAGCGGGAAGAGCGTCCCGGCGGTCTTGTGGACGTAGCTCAGCTGGCCCAGGGCGTCGCCGTTCATGACTCCCTGCAGCCGGCCGATGTAGGCGGCGTCGAACCCGCCCACCAGTGAATCCGGCATGGCCATATCTTGGGAGAGCTGCGTCATCTGGCTCAGGGTCAGCAGGTGCAGGTACCAAAACAGGAACAGGCTGGCCACCACACCCGCAATGACGATCAGGTTGCTGTTGCCTTGCGCTTTCTGCGGAGTACGCGAAGTGGTGGGATTGACCACCGGTGGCAGGTGATGCTGCGGGACGGCAGCGTTGGCGCCGTGCTTCTTGATCCGCTGGGCAGGGGTTTTGGCCATGGCACCATTATCCCGCCCCATAAACTGAACCCATGACCACTGGCCGACACAGCGCAGCTGTTCTTGACCCCTCATTGGATGACTACGAATTGGCGGCAGCGCTGGTCCGGGAAGCCGGACAGCTGGCCCTCCTCATGCGCATGGCTGGACTGGAGTCGGAACAAAAAACGTCCGTCTCCGACGTGGTCACTGAGGCTGACCATGCTGCCGAGGCCTACGTTCTGGAGCAGTTGCGGCGCTGCCGGCCGGATGACGGCATTCTTGGCGAGGAAGGGGCTTCCGTCCAGGGCACCAGCGGGCGTACCTGGGTAATCGACCCCGTGGACGGCACTTACAACTTCCTGCACGGTTCCACCTACTGGTGTTCAGCCCTCGCCCTCAAGGACCGCCGCGGCGTGCTGCTGGGCGCGGTTTTCCAGCCTGAGGAGGACAAGTTGTGGCTGGGCGGACTTGACCGGCCTGCCACCTTGAATGGCGAAGCACTGACCTCGTTTTCTGCTGGCGGTGGCAGGCGCAACACCACCGGTGTTGCCGAACTCGGTGCGGCCACCTACATCCACCCCACCTGGCTGATGGACCCCATGTGTGCCATGCCGTGGCACGCTGCGGCCACCTCCGCGGCGTCCC
Encoded here:
- a CDS encoding inositol monophosphatase family protein, with translation MTTGRHSAAVLDPSLDDYELAAALVREAGQLALLMRMAGLESEQKTSVSDVVTEADHAAEAYVLEQLRRCRPDDGILGEEGASVQGTSGRTWVIDPVDGTYNFLHGSTYWCSALALKDRRGVLLGAVFQPEEDKLWLGGLDRPATLNGEALTSFSAGGGRRNTTGVAELGAATYIHPTWLMDPMCAMPWHAAATSAASLRMLGSGSCDLGRVADGQLGCWFQHSCPEWDWLPGKAIVLAAGGAVDTVRVNGLEWFIAGGTTAVRELRAALESGSVA